Proteins from one Oscillatoria nigro-viridis PCC 7112 genomic window:
- a CDS encoding non-ribosomal peptide synthetase yields MKTTADLQPKLTAVDFDPFVGGELFACVPATESQKEIWIAVQMGDEANCAYNESMCLRLQGNLDVESLRFSIQELVQRHEALRTTFSPDGSTLCIASSIELDIPVLDLSIVDDRDRESKLAHLRRQEVDRPFNLVRGPLFRSQIIKLQAQEHIVILTGHHIICDGWSWGILLPDLGAIYSARQQGLAANLPQPESFIEYAILQEENSTTAEILEVQKYWLEQFSGTIPVLDLPTDRARPALRTYQGSREDWELNRDLVVNLKRLGKKAGCSFFTTLFAAFEAFMYRLCGQEDLVVGMPAAGQLVGGKDKLAGHCVSLLPIRTRIKEEQSFRDYLRSRRTAILDALDCQQITFGTLVKKLAVPRDFSRIPLVPVTFNLDVQLAEEQLNFDGFKAEVFSNPRTCENFEWAVNASETKNKLVLECQYNTNLFDAATIRRRMAEFEVLLEGIVANPQCPLKNLPILTAAEQQQLLVEWNNTHTNYPESACIHQLFEVQAQQTPDAVALVFGEQQLTYQQLNCRANQLAHYLQTLGAGPEVLAGICLDRSIDAIVSLLAVLKAGSAYLPLDPAYPKDRLDFMVSDAQISLLLTQQNLVERLPDSGAKVICLDAAREEIDAQSEINPANLANADNLAYVMYTSGSTGKPKGVCVVHRGVVRLVKDTNFASLTAAEVFLQLAPISFDASTLEIWGALLNGAQLVVFPPGSPSLAELGEAIRLYNVTILWLTAGLFHLMVDDRIDDLKGVRQLLAGGDVLSVPHVQKLLREVPNCKLINGYGPTENTTFTCCAPIAPDSQITNSVPIGRPIANTQVYILDRHLQPVPIGVAGELYAGGAGLARGYLNRPDLTAERFIPNPFNDFRLPILDFRLGNAGEKLEIAQNQEASDRTKSNRLYKTGDLARYLSDGNIEYLGRADNQVKIRGFRIELGEIETLLTQHPDVLSTAVIDREDTPGNKRLVAYLVSKLIPERIPYHSECQLELDGKPIKLDTEDISTSGVALVGVPVLDRGRSVRLHLQLPGENEPRWLSGIVAWSRPPQTGIQFQLTPNEQNTVNQSVAYQLETQGLWKTLQRTLTGNLRDYLKQRLPDYMIPSAFVLVKELPLNPNGKVDRRALATQKWQSSDAAPNETIAVAARDQLDIQLTEIWQQVLGINSMGIRDNFFEVGGHSLLAARLLAEIEKVFDKKLPLSAIFQSPTVEQLADILREPEWSSPSPSMVVIQPGTGSYKPPLFCIHVLGRGLEFYRPLMNYIDRSQPVLGLSTQIMDEKLAPPNRVEELAAYYIKEMQNFQPHGPYFLLGVSFGGTVAFEMARQLHDLGEKVALLGLLDTYGPAAFKNSSEMKQSEGIMRILRLTPGAFMNKAKSNLIGKIEDLTEIQWRILCNLYRAVGRPLPIYLENFTHRELNHQALKNYVGGVYPGRASIFKAVESAEASGADRELGWGGVITGGIEVHEIPSNHLGMLKEPHVRILGEKLQAAVDRFQRKNL; encoded by the coding sequence ATGAAAACAACCGCAGATTTACAACCAAAACTAACTGCTGTAGACTTCGATCCTTTCGTCGGCGGAGAACTTTTTGCTTGCGTACCCGCGACAGAATCGCAGAAAGAAATCTGGATTGCCGTGCAAATGGGAGACGAAGCAAATTGCGCTTACAACGAGTCGATGTGTCTGCGGTTGCAAGGAAACCTCGACGTTGAATCTCTCCGATTTTCCATTCAGGAATTGGTGCAGCGGCACGAGGCGCTGCGGACAACATTTAGCCCTGACGGATCGACTCTTTGTATTGCGTCGTCAATCGAACTTGACATTCCGGTGCTCGACTTGTCAATTGTGGACGATCGCGATCGCGAATCGAAATTAGCACATTTGCGCCGTCAAGAAGTCGATCGACCTTTCAATCTAGTGCGCGGGCCGCTGTTTCGCAGTCAAATTATTAAGCTGCAAGCACAGGAACACATCGTTATTCTCACAGGCCACCACATCATTTGCGATGGCTGGTCTTGGGGCATACTACTCCCGGATTTGGGAGCAATTTATTCTGCCAGACAGCAAGGGTTAGCTGCCAATCTTCCACAGCCCGAAAGTTTTATAGAATACGCTATTTTACAAGAAGAAAACTCAACAACAGCCGAAATTCTTGAGGTCCAAAAGTATTGGTTAGAACAGTTTTCAGGCACAATTCCGGTGCTAGATTTACCGACAGACAGAGCGCGACCTGCTTTGAGAACTTACCAGGGTTCGCGGGAAGATTGGGAACTCAATCGTGATTTGGTTGTTAACCTCAAACGTCTGGGAAAAAAAGCAGGATGCAGTTTTTTTACAACTCTGTTTGCTGCATTTGAAGCTTTTATGTACCGCTTGTGCGGGCAAGAAGATTTGGTTGTCGGAATGCCGGCGGCAGGACAACTTGTTGGGGGAAAAGACAAGCTTGCGGGACACTGCGTGAGCTTGTTGCCGATCCGCACCCGCATTAAGGAGGAACAATCTTTTAGAGATTATTTGCGATCGCGCCGCACGGCAATTTTAGATGCTCTCGACTGCCAGCAGATTACCTTCGGTACTCTCGTAAAAAAACTAGCAGTGCCGCGGGATTTCAGTCGCATTCCGCTAGTGCCTGTAACTTTTAATCTGGACGTGCAGCTTGCAGAAGAGCAACTTAATTTTGACGGTTTTAAGGCTGAAGTTTTCTCGAATCCGAGAACTTGCGAAAACTTTGAATGGGCAGTGAATGCCAGCGAAACAAAAAACAAACTCGTGCTGGAGTGCCAGTACAATACCAACTTATTTGATGCTGCGACAATCCGCCGCCGCATGGCTGAATTTGAGGTGCTGTTAGAGGGGATAGTTGCTAATCCTCAGTGTCCGCTGAAAAACTTGCCAATTTTGACAGCAGCGGAACAACAACAGCTATTAGTCGAGTGGAACAACACTCACACAAATTATCCCGAATCAGCCTGCATTCACCAACTATTTGAAGTTCAAGCACAACAAACTCCCGATGCTGTAGCCTTAGTTTTTGGAGAGCAACAGCTAACCTACCAACAGCTAAATTGTCGCGCCAATCAACTCGCACATTACCTGCAAACTTTGGGGGCCGGCCCGGAAGTTTTAGCGGGCATTTGTTTGGATCGATCGATCGATGCGATCGTCTCGCTTTTGGCTGTTCTTAAAGCAGGCTCGGCTTACTTGCCCTTAGACCCAGCTTATCCCAAAGACCGGCTGGATTTCATGGTGTCAGACGCCCAAATATCGCTGCTTTTGACTCAACAGAACCTCGTAGAAAGACTTCCCGACAGCGGAGCAAAAGTCATTTGCCTGGATGCGGCGCGGGAGGAAATAGACGCACAAAGTGAGATAAACCCAGCCAATCTCGCTAATGCAGACAATCTAGCTTATGTCATGTATACTTCCGGTTCGACAGGCAAGCCCAAAGGCGTTTGCGTCGTCCACCGGGGCGTAGTGCGGTTAGTCAAAGACACTAATTTTGCCAGCCTCACCGCAGCAGAAGTCTTCCTGCAACTTGCTCCGATTTCCTTCGACGCCTCGACCTTGGAAATTTGGGGAGCGCTGCTCAACGGAGCGCAACTGGTGGTATTCCCTCCCGGCAGCCCGTCTTTGGCAGAGTTGGGAGAGGCGATTCGCTTATACAATGTGACAATTTTGTGGCTGACAGCCGGACTGTTTCACTTGATGGTGGACGATCGCATTGACGATTTAAAGGGCGTGCGCCAACTGTTGGCAGGCGGCGACGTTTTATCTGTTCCTCACGTCCAGAAGTTGCTGCGAGAAGTTCCAAATTGCAAATTAATTAACGGTTACGGGCCGACCGAAAATACCACTTTTACTTGCTGCGCGCCGATCGCCCCTGACAGTCAAATTACTAATTCTGTGCCCATCGGGCGGCCGATCGCCAATACTCAAGTTTACATACTCGATCGGCATTTGCAGCCAGTGCCGATCGGCGTTGCGGGGGAATTGTATGCAGGCGGCGCCGGCTTGGCCAGAGGCTACCTCAACCGCCCCGATTTGACAGCCGAAAGGTTCATTCCCAATCCCTTCAACGATTTTAGATTGCCGATTTTAGATTTTAGATTGGGGAATGCTGGTGAAAAACTAGAGATTGCCCAAAACCAAGAAGCATCCGATCGTACCAAATCAAATCGCCTTTACAAAACAGGGGATTTAGCGCGCTACCTGAGTGACGGTAACATCGAATACCTCGGACGCGCCGACAATCAGGTAAAGATTCGCGGCTTCCGCATCGAACTCGGCGAAATTGAAACTTTACTAACACAACACCCAGACGTACTCTCTACAGCAGTCATTGACCGAGAAGACACACCTGGCAACAAGCGTCTCGTGGCTTATCTCGTCTCCAAACTCATTCCAGAGCGCATCCCTTATCACAGTGAATGCCAACTAGAACTAGACGGTAAACCCATCAAACTCGACACAGAGGATATCTCCACGAGTGGCGTTGCTCTGGTGGGCGTGCCAGTTCTCGATCGAGGTAGGAGCGTTCGCCTGCACCTGCAACTGCCTGGAGAGAACGAACCGCGCTGGCTTTCAGGGATAGTCGCCTGGTCGCGTCCACCACAAACCGGGATTCAGTTTCAGCTTACACCGAACGAACAGAATACAGTTAACCAAAGCGTAGCCTATCAGTTGGAAACTCAAGGCTTGTGGAAAACTTTGCAGCGCACTTTGACTGGCAATCTGCGCGACTACCTAAAACAAAGGCTACCCGACTATATGATACCGAGTGCTTTTGTGTTGGTGAAAGAACTGCCCTTAAACCCCAACGGCAAAGTAGACCGCCGCGCTTTGGCAACTCAAAAGTGGCAATCTAGCGACGCTGCGCCCAATGAAACAATTGCTGTTGCCGCGCGCGACCAATTAGATATCCAACTGACAGAAATTTGGCAACAAGTTTTAGGCATTAATTCAATGGGAATTAGGGACAATTTCTTCGAGGTGGGAGGACATTCCCTGCTAGCAGCGCGCTTGTTAGCTGAAATTGAGAAAGTATTCGACAAAAAGCTGCCGCTGTCTGCTATTTTCCAATCGCCAACGGTTGAACAATTGGCTGACATTCTCCGCGAACCGGAATGGTCGTCACCGTCTCCGTCAATGGTGGTGATTCAACCGGGAACCGGAAGTTACAAACCGCCTCTGTTTTGCATCCACGTACTCGGTAGAGGATTGGAATTTTACCGTCCTTTAATGAATTATATCGATCGATCGCAGCCTGTTTTGGGACTGTCAACCCAGATTATGGATGAAAAATTGGCTCCCCCCAATCGAGTTGAGGAATTGGCAGCTTATTACATAAAAGAAATGCAAAATTTTCAGCCGCACGGCCCTTATTTTCTGTTAGGAGTATCTTTTGGCGGGACAGTAGCTTTTGAGATGGCCAGGCAACTTCACGATCTAGGTGAGAAGGTAGCTTTGCTGGGATTGTTGGACACCTACGGGCCGGCTGCTTTCAAAAATTCGTCTGAGATGAAGCAAAGTGAAGGGATCATGAGAATTTTACGTCTCACCCCCGGTGCATTTATGAATAAAGCGAAGAGCAATCTGATCGGAAAAATCGAGGATCTCACTGAGATTCAGTGGAGAATTTTGTGCAATTTGTACCGCGCGGTGGGGCGTCCCCTGCCAATTTATTTGGAAAACTTCACTCATCGGGAATTAAATCATCAGGCATTGAAAAATTATGTAGGGGGAGTTTATCCGGGTCGGGCTTCTATTTTCAAGGCAGTTGAGAGTGCGGAGGCGTCTGGTGCCGATCGCGAATTGGGTTGGGGCGGGGTAATTACGGGAGGAATAGAGGTTCACGAGATTCCCAGCAACCACCTTGGGATGTTAAAAGAACCTCACGTTCGGATACTGGGGGAAAAATTGCAGGCTGCGGTCGATCGGTTTCAGCGTAAGAACTTATGA